A region of Vitis riparia cultivar Riparia Gloire de Montpellier isolate 1030 chromosome 1, EGFV_Vit.rip_1.0, whole genome shotgun sequence DNA encodes the following proteins:
- the LOC117911724 gene encoding transcription factor PRE6: MSSRRSRSRQPGDSRISDDQIADLVSKLQQLIPEIRNRRSDKVSASKVLQETCNYIRNLHREVDDLSDRLSALLASTDTDSDQAAIIRSLLM, translated from the exons ATGTCAAGCAGGAGATCGCGTTCAAGACAGCCAGGAGATTCGAGGATAAGTGACGATCAGATTGCTGATCTCGTGTCCAAGTTACAGCAGCTTATTCCTGAGATTCGCAATAGGCGCTCCGACAAG GTATCGGCTTCTAAAGTCTTGCAGGAGACTTGCAACTATATTAGAAATTTGCATAGAGAGGTGGATGACCTAAGCGATCGATTGTCTGCGCTTTTGGCTTCCACCGACACGGATAGCGATCAGGCTGCTATAATTAGGAGCTTACTCATGTAA